Proteins encoded by one window of Candidatus Kaelpia aquatica:
- a CDS encoding PTS sugar transporter subunit IIA — MDISSLLSAGTIKLNLKAEDKDAVIDELLEVLIAAKKLDKKNKSKVRKALKARESLGSTGIGQGVGIPHAKDSCIKKITACCGISQKGVDFDSLDGEPANIFFMILAPKDATGEHLKALAKISRLVRAKFFRASLIQCKNPKNLLAILKREEEELG, encoded by the coding sequence ATGGATATATCGAGTCTTTTAAGTGCCGGAACAATAAAACTGAATCTTAAGGCGGAAGATAAAGATGCAGTTATAGATGAGTTGTTGGAAGTATTAATAGCAGCCAAAAAATTAGATAAAAAGAATAAGTCTAAAGTAAGGAAAGCTCTCAAAGCTAGAGAAAGCCTTGGCTCAACCGGGATAGGTCAAGGGGTAGGTATTCCTCATGCCAAAGATAGTTGTATAAAAAAGATAACAGCTTGCTGCGGAATATCCCAAAAGGGCGTAGATTTTGATTCTTTAGATGGTGAGCCGGCAAATATATTCTTTATGATTCTTGCGCCTAAAGATGCAACAGGCGAACACCTTAAGGCTTTGGCAAAGATATCGCGTTTAGTCAGAGCCAAGTTTTTTCGTGCGAGTCTTATCCAGTGTAAAAACCCTAAAAACCTTCTCGCTATCCTTAAAAGGGAAGAAGAGGAATTAGGTTAG
- a CDS encoding radical SAM protein, with protein sequence MKLKSQLSIASCFAKAKLFKIRTPIALSWAVTYRCNYKCKYCKDWNLKTDEVSTSKALEIIDKLRQLGLQRINFTGGEPLVKDNIYQLINYAKEKGIFVCLNSNGSLVSQNIQKLKQLDMLILSIEGSEEIHDLIRQKDSFQSIILAVKAAQSNNLKVRFSATLNKLNSDYIEDLILLANQFHTSVAFQPINFYFLKTKEHNPLLAQKDVFVEAVKRIIRYKMDFKYRNNISNSFSGLKYLLDWPDLKPMDCAFGKIFFRIDPNGKMYPCIQQELQEHTIDLTKLETEKIKKKINDINLDFQCSCGCSNRIEANLAWNLRLQSGYESFKL encoded by the coding sequence ATGAAATTAAAATCTCAACTTTCAATAGCAAGTTGTTTTGCAAAAGCAAAGTTGTTTAAAATCAGAACCCCAATAGCCTTAAGCTGGGCGGTTACATACCGTTGCAACTATAAATGTAAATATTGTAAGGATTGGAATCTTAAAACAGACGAAGTCTCAACTTCGAAGGCTTTAGAAATAATAGATAAGCTAAGACAGTTAGGGCTGCAAAGGATAAATTTTACTGGAGGAGAGCCTTTAGTAAAAGACAATATTTACCAACTTATTAATTATGCCAAAGAGAAGGGTATTTTTGTATGTCTAAACTCCAATGGCTCTCTAGTGTCTCAAAATATTCAAAAACTAAAACAGTTGGACATGCTTATTTTAAGTATTGAAGGTTCCGAGGAGATACATGATTTAATCCGACAAAAAGATTCTTTTCAAAGTATAATCTTGGCGGTAAAAGCTGCTCAATCCAATAATTTAAAGGTTAGATTCTCTGCCACTCTAAATAAACTCAATTCTGATTATATTGAAGATTTAATATTATTGGCAAATCAATTTCATACCTCAGTAGCGTTTCAACCAATTAACTTCTATTTTCTAAAAACCAAGGAACACAATCCTTTATTAGCGCAGAAAGATGTGTTTGTTGAAGCAGTGAAGAGAATCATCCGTTATAAAATGGATTTTAAATATCGCAATAATATCAGCAACTCTTTCAGTGGACTTAAATACCTTCTAGATTGGCCTGATTTAAAACCTATGGATTGTGCTTTTGGGAAAATCTTCTTTCGTATTGACCCCAATGGTAAAATGTACCCTTGCATACAGCAGGAGTTGCAAGAACACACCATCGATCTAACCAAATTAGAAACAGAAAAGATTAAGAAAAAGATTAACGATATAAATTTGGATTTTCAGTGCAGTTGTGGGTGTAGTAATCGCATTGAAGCTAACTTGGCTTGGAACTTAAGGTTGCAATCTGGATATGAATCCTTCAAACTCTAA